A window of Synechococcus sp. WH 8109 genomic DNA:
GCGGAGGCACCCCCATGCAGCAGCGATCCGGGACTTGGTGTATTGAGGGATTGTTTCGGCTAAGGCAAGCCTGATTAGATCGCTTCGTTCTTCCAAACCCTGAAGACTGACGACGGCGGTTAGGTAATAGTGCGTAACGTAATCACTCCATAATTTTTCTTTAATTTCGTTAATTAAAATCATTCTCTCTGCTTTAGGCATGGCCATCAAGCTTGAGGCACCACCGTATTGTCGTGCTTCGTCGCGATGTTGAAGGTTGTTTTCGATCTCTGTAGGTTCAATTTTACAAACCCACTCTTTCCTAAGTTTGAGTTGTTGAGGGTTATCTTGCAAGAGTTGTGTTATTAGCTCAGCATATTCTTCCGGTATCTGGCATGTCTTATCAGGATCGACCAACTGAAATGCACTTCTAGCCCGCAAAGACATCGACACAGGAGCTGTGACAAGAGCTTCCAGCCTTGAAACGTCACCTGCATCGCCCAAATCAATTACGGCAGAGCGCCTCCGTCCCGCGATTGGATCAACAAGTTGCGGGATGAGGACATCAAGGCCCTCTGGCTGTTGAGCAACTTTCGACATGTATGCCCTTGCCGCACCAGCCACCAAGGGATTGGAATCATTCCGGAGGGGGCTGATGCTATTGATGACAGAGGGGACCCCTAAACGACAAAATGCTTGTATGACAGCTCGCTTTTGAATATCCTCACCCTCAAGGGCTTCCAATAATTTTTCATGATCTGCTTCTGTTAACGGTGCTCCAATTTTTGTTATCGCTTCTACAGAATTAATTACCGCAGCTTCATCGCTACATTTTAAGGCTCGAAACAGAGAAGGTAGGGCCTTTGGACTTTTTCGTCTGCCAAGGGCGTCAATCGCCTTGCGTCGCGTGATTCGATTAAAAAGATGCTCTGGATCCAGCGCTGCGGCCTGAATCAGCACATCAAGTGATTCTTCGCTGTTACTCGCTCCAAGCCTTGTGGCTGCCATGTATTTATCAACGGGCCTCTCGAGTGAGTCTGGATCAGCCAAAATCACTGCCATGGCCTGCTCTTCTGTCAAGCCTTCAACCAAGTTGTCGAATCGCTCGGCCATGTTTAACGCGTCATCAATGAAATTTCTGGATTTTCTGTCAGCGGGTGTTTGGCTGCACTGTTAGAGCAGCTGACCTGATTCTGTTGAATCTGCAGTGACGTTGAAATTCCATCTTCTCTTTGACCATAGCATCCACGTCTGAATATCAGTGATGATTTATGACTGGTTGATTGTCTTCTCTGATTTGCGCCGTCTTTTTATGAATACGTTCTCGCCGTCTGTTATCGTAAGAGGAGGGTTTTTGTATCATGCCAGTCTCTCCCGAGCTCGAACAGGCTCTTTCTAGATTTGTTGAAGCTGTCCAGAAGTCAGCAGATGTCCAAGATCAATTGAATCTCGTTTCTGACTTGGAGCAATTAAAAGCAATCGTTAATGATGTTGCACCTTCATTAACTGGCTCGGCATTGATTCCCTATGAACAGGCGACGAGCCCTCCAAAAATTACCATCGATTCAGGTATTTTAGAAAAAAATATTCCATGGCGGTTGTTGCGTTGCCCGGGTGGTCCTTTGGTTCTGCAGATGATATGTGAGAAGGTGAATTTTGCGCTTTGGATTGAAAGCTGCTAATGATGTCTGATTCTGCTATTGATGATTTTGTCCAGATGGTCATTTATGATCATTCTGTTGCAACTGGATTGAAGTCTTGCAAGACAGATCAAGACATCGTTGATTTTGCGGCTTCCCGCGATTATTTTTTTTCAATTGCGGCTTGGCTTCAGTATGTTGAATCAGATTCAGCTTGTTTATCTGAATCTGAAGTCTTGGGGATGCAAGCCATCGCAAACGATCACTGGTCATGGGCATTCCGTAAAATCGCCCCATGGAGAGCTCTGTTGATGGATGGTGCCTAGTTTTACGGTCTGCTGATGGAAGTTTCGTTTAGAATTGCCTTGTGATTCCATGGCCTTTGATGACCGGTTCTGCTCTTAGCGCCAATCAAGATCAAGTCTTAGAGGCTTTTATCTCTTTAGTTCGACAAAAGCCAGATCTAAAAGCTCAAATTAAGGCTGCCCTTAATCAGGATCAAGTCATTGAGATCGCAGCTTCTAATGGTTTCGATATCGATTCCTCCGCTATTTTAAGAAAATGGAGTAAACATACTGATTTCAGTCAAGACACCTGGATGGGTTGGTTTGAAGAATGAATTTTTATTCAAGAATTAATTTCTGAATATCTTGTTGTTTTACTACCTTTTTTTGCCCAATAAGTGACAAGATCTTCCCCTCCTGGTCTTGGTACGCTTGCTGTGGCCTGCAGTATTTTGAACGACCGTCTTGGTCCCATCGGCCAATTTCCAATTGCTTTGACTGTCCTTATTCTTCCCCCAATAGCCTGTACAGAAGCCTCAAACTTATCGAGTTGAGTTTGATCGACTGTTTCGAAGATAAAGTCTGTACCAACACATATTAAATGCTGTGAGCGTATCCAAGACTTCATTTGTTTTTTGACGTCTTCCATTCTAGATCTTCGATTTCAGCCACTCATCGTTGACTTCTTCTGAGAAGCTTTGGATCCTTTTGAATCTGAGAAGGCCGTGTTCAGAGCCCCAAATCTGTTCGTCTGTGCTTGGATCAAAGCCTCTATCTCGACTTATCCAATTTTCTTGGTCCACTTCAACTTCACTTACCAGATAAGTGAGTTTTCCGTCTCGTGGAACCAAGCAGTTTTTCCCTGGCTCAACTTTTCCGATGTAATGCCCTTTTTCTTTACAATGAAAGTGCATGGCACACCCACAACGTTCTGTTAGGGTTGTGGATTTGATTGCATTCATGATTTGGGGATCTCGACCAGCTCCCGCTAATCTTCTGGGGTTTGTGAACCCATAGTTCTCAACCACAAAAGTATCTTCATGCGTAGTTAATCGGTGAATACCCTGTCGATAGGGATCCCATGGTGCATAGTCATAACATTGTTCTGAATAAAAACCAGGACCTTCGAAAATATGCCAGGGTAATGGTCGAAAGAAGATATTGATCCGTGCAAAATCTTTCGGGTCTTTTTGTGACTGTTCGATGTTGTCGTAGACGCCTGCAAGAGTTTTTGCAAACTCGGCTATGGCTAAATTCTTGTTCATCTTTAGTGACTATGCATTAATTCGTCTAACTTCTGAGGCAAACGATGTTTGGAGCACGCCTGATCCAGCTGAAGTTCTTAGAACTGATGATCTACAGCGTACATTCTCTGAGACAAACCAAATTTTTTCTTCAGTAATTGACTGCTCGTAGTTTGTTGTGAGCGTGAATGTACCGTCGTTAGAAAAGTTGTATTCTGAGATTGCCGCCTGAGCTTCTGCATATCCAATACTTCTGATCAACGTCCCCGAAGAAATATCTTTGACAAAAGGAATAATAATGCAAGATCCAGATGACACTTCTGATGGGTCATCAGGTTCCCAGTCACTTTCTGCGCACCATTCCATTTTGAATGGAGACGAAATCGTATCTAAATTATGTTTATTGGCTAGGGATGATTCAAGCAACTGTTTAACGGCAGAATCATCTTTGCTGACCTCTTCGATTGTAACTTCGCTCAGAACCTCTTCAAACTGTTGGAAGGCCAAAGAATGACCCGAACGCATTGAGCGCCATTTGCCTGAACTTTGAGCAACAAATTGCTCAATCGTCATGCAGGCTTTGGTTGTTTTCTGAGCTGAGCTCATCCAGCGAAGGAGAGTTGATGTGCATCATGTTAACCATGGAGTCGACCATCATGGACATAGCCATGGGCGTTGATGCAACTGACTGGAGGAATGTGTTGTTCCTGTTTGGTTTTTCGCTGGATGGCGGTCGAAGGATAGGCATCGTTAGAAGGTTTGTTTGACGCGATTTTTAAGCCGAATCGCTGAAACGATCAAATTTGAATTCCCTCCATCATCACTGATGAGCTAGAAGAAATTCCGAGATTTTCAAAAGGAGTTAGCCTTCGCAATAGAAAGGATCTGGCCGCCTTGCGAGAGGATTGACTTGATCGTGGCTGACATCGACGTTTGGGTTACCACCGATTTCTGCACAGCGCGCCGGTTGGCGCCTACCTGGCGGCGTGATGTCCAGTTGATGGTCAACGATTTGGCGTTGCCAACGCCTCTACGGTCTTGGGCCTCTGGTGAACTATCAGTGCAGAGACTATTCAAGAGTTTTGAATCAGTTTCTGCATTGTCGTATCCGGCAAAACCGGCATCCAAAGCTTTTGCCCGTGTGAAGAAAAGCGTGCTTCCACCAACCAGGGTCTGAGTGGCACGATTGTACGGAACTTGGTCGATGCCAAAGGCAGACAGGTATTCATCGCTGTATGTGTAACTTGCGATTTCTGCTTCGTATCCCTCTTCCTGCAGCAGCCGAACATGGCCCATCAACTCGGCTTGGTCACGGGGTGGGCGGCCCAGAAGATGTTTGAAATTCAGTTCAACAAAGCGGTAGGGGCTGTTGTTTTCCAGAAAAAGCTTTTTATAGGTTTCAGACTGGGCGAGAGCTGTCACCAATCCCTGAACTGTCAGATCCCCATTGATGAACAACGCCTCAATTGAGGGGTTCACATCGAGTTCCATCAGGTGTCTATTACCAAACACCTGTCGGTACGTTTGGCGAATCACATCTGCAGCATGTGACGTGTCAACGTTGGCGGCTGAGGAAAGGGTTGTTGGCTCAGTCATTTTGTTCTGATTGGAGGGTGATGTGAGTGAGCCACCTCTTCATGAAGTGGCTCCCTAGTGCAGCAATCGAATGCTTTTACATCACCTCAGTGATGGAAACGATCTTGCCCCCGCGTGCATGGATGTACTTCATTTGGCTGCTCATGTCTTTTCCGGACACGACGTAGCTGTTACCAGCCGTGCGTTGACGCGAACGAGCAGCCTGAGAAGCAACAACAATGCGGAAACGCTTCTTGGTGGGATCAGGTGCGCCAGATTGAGTGCCAGTTCGGTTTGCCCGGCTGGTGGTTTTGCTCCAGCCACTGGGCGCGAGCCCTGTCGCAACCGAACTCACCAAAGCGGAGGTGCCGAGAACCGTATCGCTTGCGGCATACCCTTCTGCCAGGCTCAGTTGACGGTTGAAGTCAACTTGAGAGCGGCCGCTTTCGGTGAGGATTCGAGCGAACGGAACTGTGTCTTCACCAAAGGTGTTCTGATATTCAGCGCTATCGACATAGCTGGAGATTTCAGCCTCATACCCACCTTCGGCAAGGATCTTGGTGTGTTCGCTGATTTCGGCTTGGGACCGTGGCGCTCTTCCCAGGAAATGTTTGAAGTTCAGTTCGATGAATCGATACGGCGCGCTGGTTTCGAAGAAACGACGCTTGTATTCGGCTGAAAGGCCCACAGCACGAACGAATTCACGTGTGCTCAGATAGCCATCGATGAATTTGCTTTCCGCAGAGATAACCCGCTCGAATTCCATCAGATGGGGATTGCCCATCACCTGTTTGTAGGTGGAACGAATCAGCGCGGCGAGCTGATCCGGGCCGTCACCAGGGCAACGTTGGAAAGTTTCTTGCTCTCTCTGGCCGAGGCCGAAGGTGACATACACATCACCACGCATGGGCGCAGAGTCTTTGCCTGAGGTGATACCAGGTGCCTTGCTGCTGAACTGCGTGGCCGTGAAACTTCCAGAGGAGGGACGCAGACCGATGGGCTGACTTGGCAGGCTGATCCTTGGAGCCACTCCATTCGCGAGGCTGCGCGTCAGCGCAGGACTTCCGCCGCGGGCACTATCACTGCCGGCAAAACTCTTTTGAAGAGCGGCCAGCATTGGGAAGGCTGCTGTTGATAGGTCTGCTGGCGAACTCCATGAACGCGCATAGGGCACCACGTCGCTACCGAAGACTTCGAGGTACTCCGCGGAGTCAACGATGCTGTCTACCAAGCCGTTGTGACCGTGTTCTGCCTGCAGGGCGATTTTCGCTGAGATCTCGGCCTGTGTTTCAGGTGCTCGGCCCAACAGGTGCTTGAACGTCAGCTCGACACCCCGCTGTGGGGCCACGCTTCTGAAGAAACGGTCCTTGTAGAAACTGGACTTGGCCAGACCACGAACGAATTCACGCACGGTCAAACGACCGTCCCGAAGCTGAGCTTCCAATTCCGAGCAACGCTCGAAATCCATCACGTGGGCGTTGCCAAAAACCTGTCGATATGACGCACTGATTACCGTTTCCAGTGACGCCACATCTTCTGGGCTATAGCACTCGCTCGTGACGCGATGGGGGCAGTCCTCATGAGTGCGTGGACCAACCCCATTCGCCATCTGATCACACGACTGCTTCAGGAACTCACCAATGGTGAGGGCAGCGGTTTTGGCTACCCCCTTGCGCTGGAAGCGAACGGGATCACTCCACTTGGTGGTTGTGCCGAAGCCAAGAGAAGATTGTGTGCTGGCCATTGTTTTGTGAGGGGAGATGGGGTCGTGTGCGTCGAGATAAGAGCGGATGAAGCGTTTAGGTCACCGGCGTAATGCTGGCGATTTTGCCGCCTTCGTTATGGATGCGTTTGAACTGCTCTGAGAGCTTGTCGAACGGCACGTAGAAGATGCGGTTGCTTCGGGTGTAGCGGGAAATCCGCCTGACATTGTTGGCTTTGTAGGCCGTGACCTCGACCCGATACGTGATGCCTTGATCGCCTGCGCCAACCCCAAGACGTGTGGGTGCGTCCTGAAGGTTGGTAGAGGGACGGAAACTCCAGCCAGCGGTCTCTTTGGAGGATGGGGGAACCACTGCGATGGCTCGGTTCAGATAAGCCGAACCACCCAGCTTGCTCTTGTTGCCTGCAAGATCACCCTTGAGGCTGCTGCTGCTGTTGCCTCGCAGCAGCTGGAAGCTCCAGGTGAATTCCTGCAAGGTGGCACAGCTTTCGGTCTTCCAGCCCCGCTGATAGGGCACGGTCCATTCGCCGAAGGTGTTTTGGTATTCCGCGCTGTTCAGGAAGCTGTCGATATCAGCCTCATACCCTTGGCTGTCCAGGCGATCGGCGTGCTCACGCATTTCCGCGTAGTCAGCAGGTGCTCTCCCGAGAAGATGGCGGAAGGCCAGCTCGATGTAGCGGTATCGCGCGCAGCTATCAAAGAAGCGGCTGCGGTACAGGTCGCTTTTGGCAATGCGGCCCACCAGCTCACGGACGCTGATTTCACCGAGCTTGAACTGTGACTCTTCGACGATCTGCCGCTCGCTGTCCATCACGTAAGCGTTGCCAAGCACTTGCTTGTACACAGCACGGATGATCTGTTCTTTCCTGGCGTCCTCATCGCCTGGGATCAGCTCGAGAGGGGCTTCACTCTCCTCAGAGAAGCGTTCGACCCCCAGAAGCGAGGCTGGACCGAAAGGCATGAATTCACACGCATTGGTTCGACTAATAGTCCTTCAGAAGCTCACGCCCGAAGAGCATTCTTTATAAACCTCAATCAATTGTGTCCGACTGTTGCGTCACGGCCTGATTCCTACGCCGTGACGGCGATCTCGGCGGGTTCTGTAGGAAAAGTTTGGATGCAAATGGCTCGCTTTAAGCGTCCTGCCCTTGCCCCTTGATCAGGGACTCAAGGCTCGCTCTTGTCGTGGAGCGTGTCATCGGATTCCAGCAGTCGAGTTCCTGGACGGATCGACTGAGAAGAGCGCCAATTTGATCCTCCAGTCCGGTGCAGAGCGAAAAGTCCGCCCCGCGAATCGACGTAACGGTTTCGAGAGCTGCTCCCTCAAGGTTGGCGCCGCGAAGATCGGCCATGTCCATCTCGCAGGTTCCGAAGCGGGTCCCCCGGCACATGGCTCCGCGAAACGTGGCTGATCGCAGGTCAGCACCTGCTAGAGAAACGCCATCGAGCAAAGCTCCACTCAGATCTGAACCACTCAGATAGGCGCCCATCAACACGCTCCCCCTGAGATCCATCCCGCGCAGATCTGTGCTGTTGAGAAATGCCCCATTCAGCTTCGCCCCGGGGCCAACGGCACCGCTTGTGTTCAGTGCAAAGCCCTCAGGCACCAGGGTGGTCTGGTCGTAACGGGCCAGGCGTAGATCAGCGCCTTCGAGTTGGCACTGGCTGAGGTTTGTGCCGCGCAGATCACAGCGACAGAGCTTGGCGTCTCTTAGGTCGAGTTCCCCCAAGTCCTTACCGCTCCAGTCAGCCCCCCGAGCATCGACTGGATTTGTGGCTGAGCTTGTTGCGCCGCACGTTTCCGGTGCCGTCCACTCACGCAGATTTAGAGCCCCAGATTTGGGCATCGACATCTCAGTTTCGCAGCATCGCGACAACGATGGTAAGGAGCACCCGCGCGATTTCGAATCCACCGACGGCAAACAGGCCGAGCCAGAGCTTAAGAGCGAAAGCAGGGGGTTCCTCGTTGACCCAAGTGGTAGCAACCTCCAGTCGCTCTGACTGCGCACCTTGATGGATAGGCGCCCGATCTTGAAGGGCGTCGCGCCAGTCGGTTCCGTAGCGCGGGAATTGTTGGTAGATCGGGATTTCCCCAAGGGGCCGCCCGGGCAGAACTCGTGAACGTTGCTGAGGAACCAGGTCGTACCCGAAGCAGTTCATGTATTCCTGGCTGTCGAGCAGGGCGTCGACGAAGGTGGTAAAGCCCTTTTCGCCGATCACGATCGACCAGGCCCGGCGTTCGGCGTCGCCATGGGTCGGGCGCCCAAGCACGCGTCCCACCACCTGATCCACCATCCGGTAGTTCGAGTTGCACTGGTAGTAGCCCTGCTGGAAGCGTTCTGACAGCAGCAGACCACGTATGAAATCCCGAACCGTGATGTTGCCGCTCCGGAGCTGTGATTCCAGGAATGGTTCGCGATCACTTCGCATCGCATGGAAGAAGACCTGGCGATATGCCTGTTCGATCAAGCTGTCCATCTCTGTTCTGGCGCTGTCATCGCCTGCTGCAGAGGAGGCATAGGTTTGGGGCTTGATGGTGCTGTTGTCGCCTGCGAGATTGCTAACGCGGCCGTTTTGGGTGTTGAGCGGGTACCCAAGAAGCGGGATGGCCATTAGGGGCTCCGTGAGTAGAAATACTTGGGTGTGATCCTCTCTTGATCAAAAGGTTTTGGTGGTTGTGCTTATCAGCTCTTAACTGCAGATTTGTTGAGCTCGGCGTGTAGGTGCTGGAAGCAGTCGCGGATTAACTGCCGGTCGTTCGATCGCGAGACCCCCTCCAGGGCATTCTCTTTGAGCTGACCGAGGGCGATGTTCATCCCCTCGATGGGCACGTTCATTCGTCTGTACAGCTCCCGTAGGGCAGCCATGCCACTCGGGTTTGTAAAGCAGCTCTGGTTGCAGGCCACCGCATACGTGATCACGCGAAGAAAGTTCCAACAGTCGCGCCAGCAGGCATCCGCTCTGTCTTCCGGGTGAAGAGCCCCGCCCGGTTGCACCAAATGCGGCTGGGTTTCAATGAGATGTGCCCGTGCCTGGTTCACCAATTGATCCGATCGTTGGATCAGGTTGTCGGCGATCGATCCATCAATGCCGGAGACCTGGCAGATCGTTGTGAGCTCATCGCTCGAGAGCTGGCGTTGGGCTTGGTCAGCACGCTCAAGAATGCTTCGCGTGGCCTGCGGCAACTCCTGGTTGAGGCTCAATCCTTGAACCTGTGCGGTCTGCACCAGGGTCTTGAAGTCGGTGTTTTGAAAGTTCAAGGGTTGATGCTGGCCACAGGCGTGGCGATCAGCCAGCCGTGGCGTTCCAGGTAGAAGGCCCACACCAGGTCATCCCCCAACCCAGGGCAACGGGTGATGGCTGCTTCCGTGAGTTCTGTTGGTACCCCCAACTGCGACAACAGCCAGCCGACGGCGTCTGGGCTTGAGGCCGTCGCTGTACGGATTGCAGATCCCACCACCCAGGTCAGGCGGGTGTCCTTGAGATCACCATTGCTTCCTTCGCAAGCCAGCAGAAGGTTGGCCGCCGTGGTGTGTTGATCAAATGTCTCCTGCCAGAGCGCGATGTTTTCATCACGGAGGTTGATCCGAAAACAGCCGTCTCCCACAGGTAGATCAAGCTCACCGCTGCTACCGGCCTGGTTCTGCAGAACAGCAATTCTCGGATCTGCCAGTGCGCTCATCGAGAAACGCCGATCAACTCGAATGTATCTAGTGTCCAGGAATTTCCTCGACCCCGGCAGCGGTTCGTGGGAATCGACATGGATCGGCCGTCATCCCCGAAAGATCCTGTCAGGAGTGGTTGTCGGAGGGCGCCTCTGAGGATTTCTTTTTCAGCACACCGGTGATGGTGGCAAGAGCAAACATGGCCAGCAGAGCCAATCCCAGGGTGAGGCTGGCGCCCTGAGCGGCTCCTGCTCCTACGGCAACGAGGATCGAATCGCTGATCAGCACACTGATCAGCAGGGCCGGAGCGAACAGACGCCAGTGGGTGCGGCTGATCCCGATGGCATAGCTGAGGAAATCAAACAGTCCGGTCATCAGCAGGCCGGTCATCAAAAAGAAGTTGCCCTCCAGCTGGTTCTTGCTGAAGCCATCGATGCGTTTCATTGCGCTGGCCCCCACCAGGCGGCTCACCGGTCCGCGTCCCCAGCGGCGGGCGATGGAGAAGGCCGCACTGCAGAACACCAGGTCCGACAGGATGATCGTGAGATAACCCGCTTTGAAGCCCAGCAGCGAGCCGGCCAGCAGGGAATACACCGAACTTGGCAGTGCCGGCAGGATGATGCTGACCCCTCGCAGTAGGAACAGGCCGAGTGGGGCCCAGATGCCCATGTCGTTCACGGCGCTTTGCAGCGG
This region includes:
- a CDS encoding phycobilisome rod-core linker polypeptide, translating into MTEPTTLSSAANVDTSHAADVIRQTYRQVFGNRHLMELDVNPSIEALFINGDLTVQGLVTALAQSETYKKLFLENNSPYRFVELNFKHLLGRPPRDQAELMGHVRLLQEEGYEAEIASYTYSDEYLSAFGIDQVPYNRATQTLVGGSTLFFTRAKALDAGFAGYDNAETDSKLLNSLCTDSSPEAQDRRGVGNAKSLTINWTSRRQVGANRRAVQKSVVTQTSMSATIKSILSQGGQILSIAKANSF
- a CDS encoding Nif11-like leader peptide family natural product precursor, with the protein product MSDSAIDDFVQMVIYDHSVATGLKSCKTDQDIVDFAASRDYFFSIAAWLQYVESDSACLSESEVLGMQAIANDHWSWAFRKIAPWRALLMDGA
- a CDS encoding phycobilisome linker polypeptide — translated: MPFGPASLLGVERFSEESEAPLELIPGDEDARKEQIIRAVYKQVLGNAYVMDSERQIVEESQFKLGEISVRELVGRIAKSDLYRSRFFDSCARYRYIELAFRHLLGRAPADYAEMREHADRLDSQGYEADIDSFLNSAEYQNTFGEWTVPYQRGWKTESCATLQEFTWSFQLLRGNSSSSLKGDLAGNKSKLGGSAYLNRAIAVVPPSSKETAGWSFRPSTNLQDAPTRLGVGAGDQGITYRVEVTAYKANNVRRISRYTRSNRIFYVPFDKLSEQFKRIHNEGGKIASITPVT
- a CDS encoding HEAT repeat domain-containing protein, which encodes MAERFDNLVEGLTEEQAMAVILADPDSLERPVDKYMAATRLGASNSEESLDVLIQAAALDPEHLFNRITRRKAIDALGRRKSPKALPSLFRALKCSDEAAVINSVEAITKIGAPLTEADHEKLLEALEGEDIQKRAVIQAFCRLGVPSVINSISPLRNDSNPLVAGAARAYMSKVAQQPEGLDVLIPQLVDPIAGRRRSAVIDLGDAGDVSRLEALVTAPVSMSLRARSAFQLVDPDKTCQIPEEYAELITQLLQDNPQQLKLRKEWVCKIEPTEIENNLQHRDEARQYGGASSLMAMPKAERMILINEIKEKLWSDYVTHYYLTAVVSLQGLEERSDLIRLALAETIPQYTKSRIAAAWGCLRLGLVDQKPLLEELSASAFWLPLKWTCQRVLKQLS
- a CDS encoding chromophore lyase CpcT/CpeT, which produces MNKNLAIAEFAKTLAGVYDNIEQSQKDPKDFARINIFFRPLPWHIFEGPGFYSEQCYDYAPWDPYRQGIHRLTTHEDTFVVENYGFTNPRRLAGAGRDPQIMNAIKSTTLTERCGCAMHFHCKEKGHYIGKVEPGKNCLVPRDGKLTYLVSEVEVDQENWISRDRGFDPSTDEQIWGSEHGLLRFKRIQSFSEEVNDEWLKSKI
- a CDS encoding phycobilisome rod-core linker polypeptide yields the protein MAIPLLGYPLNTQNGRVSNLAGDNSTIKPQTYASSAAGDDSARTEMDSLIEQAYRQVFFHAMRSDREPFLESQLRSGNITVRDFIRGLLLSERFQQGYYQCNSNYRMVDQVVGRVLGRPTHGDAERRAWSIVIGEKGFTTFVDALLDSQEYMNCFGYDLVPQQRSRVLPGRPLGEIPIYQQFPRYGTDWRDALQDRAPIHQGAQSERLEVATTWVNEEPPAFALKLWLGLFAVGGFEIARVLLTIVVAMLRN
- a CDS encoding Nif11-like leader peptide family natural product precursor, with protein sequence MTGSALSANQDQVLEAFISLVRQKPDLKAQIKAALNQDQVIEIAASNGFDIDSSAILRKWSKHTDFSQDTWMGWFEE
- a CDS encoding phycobiliprotein lyase — encoded protein: MTIEQFVAQSSGKWRSMRSGHSLAFQQFEEVLSEVTIEEVSKDDSAVKQLLESSLANKHNLDTISSPFKMEWCAESDWEPDDPSEVSSGSCIIIPFVKDISSGTLIRSIGYAEAQAAISEYNFSNDGTFTLTTNYEQSITEEKIWFVSENVRCRSSVLRTSAGSGVLQTSFASEVRRINA
- a CDS encoding CpeR family transcriptional regulator; its protein translation is MEDVKKQMKSWIRSQHLICVGTDFIFETVDQTQLDKFEASVQAIGGRIRTVKAIGNWPMGPRRSFKILQATASVPRPGGEDLVTYWAKKGSKTTRYSEINS
- a CDS encoding phycobilisome polypeptide yields the protein MNFQNTDFKTLVQTAQVQGLSLNQELPQATRSILERADQAQRQLSSDELTTICQVSGIDGSIADNLIQRSDQLVNQARAHLIETQPHLVQPGGALHPEDRADACWRDCWNFLRVITYAVACNQSCFTNPSGMAALRELYRRMNVPIEGMNIALGQLKENALEGVSRSNDRQLIRDCFQHLHAELNKSAVKS
- a CDS encoding pentapeptide repeat-containing protein, yielding MSMPKSGALNLREWTAPETCGATSSATNPVDARGADWSGKDLGELDLRDAKLCRCDLRGTNLSQCQLEGADLRLARYDQTTLVPEGFALNTSGAVGPGAKLNGAFLNSTDLRGMDLRGSVLMGAYLSGSDLSGALLDGVSLAGADLRSATFRGAMCRGTRFGTCEMDMADLRGANLEGAALETVTSIRGADFSLCTGLEDQIGALLSRSVQELDCWNPMTRSTTRASLESLIKGQGQDA
- a CDS encoding phycobilisome rod-core linker polypeptide, with protein sequence MASTQSSLGFGTTTKWSDPVRFQRKGVAKTAALTIGEFLKQSCDQMANGVGPRTHEDCPHRVTSECYSPEDVASLETVISASYRQVFGNAHVMDFERCSELEAQLRDGRLTVREFVRGLAKSSFYKDRFFRSVAPQRGVELTFKHLLGRAPETQAEISAKIALQAEHGHNGLVDSIVDSAEYLEVFGSDVVPYARSWSSPADLSTAAFPMLAALQKSFAGSDSARGGSPALTRSLANGVAPRISLPSQPIGLRPSSGSFTATQFSSKAPGITSGKDSAPMRGDVYVTFGLGQREQETFQRCPGDGPDQLAALIRSTYKQVMGNPHLMEFERVISAESKFIDGYLSTREFVRAVGLSAEYKRRFFETSAPYRFIELNFKHFLGRAPRSQAEISEHTKILAEGGYEAEISSYVDSAEYQNTFGEDTVPFARILTESGRSQVDFNRQLSLAEGYAASDTVLGTSALVSSVATGLAPSGWSKTTSRANRTGTQSGAPDPTKKRFRIVVASQAARSRQRTAGNSYVVSGKDMSSQMKYIHARGGKIVSITEVM
- a CDS encoding TVP38/TMEM64 family protein, which produces MSRLKTGLKVSAWVAVFIVAVVYLQRYGIAPLQSAVNDMGIWAPLGLFLLRGVSIILPALPSSVYSLLAGSLLGFKAGYLTIILSDLVFCSAAFSIARRWGRGPVSRLVGASAMKRIDGFSKNQLEGNFFLMTGLLMTGLFDFLSYAIGISRTHWRLFAPALLISVLISDSILVAVGAGAAQGASLTLGLALLAMFALATITGVLKKKSSEAPSDNHS